Proteins found in one Anopheles aquasalis chromosome 3, idAnoAquaMG_Q_19, whole genome shotgun sequence genomic segment:
- the LOC126576851 gene encoding potassium/sodium hyperpolarization-activated cyclic nucleotide-gated channel 1-like, with product MCLVDQRSALTRQVFRSDTAIKREISRQLTYYPRTVHPLSRFRFAWECLMIVTFAMAFQLIPYDVMFLFRVQDYYPFTAIHMILLALDFICMLDIVVSFYTGTCDPRNQRVHLDMRTVRRRYLCGWFWIDAVSSAPDPLLTRLIPPETLSNSLLFCLDGLHFHPGCVWDFWSLMSMLKILRFGTFLAYIRRLCQRLGLRRNVTKFTAILATVLTVFHWATCIMFLVLRLVQGTDPALVDERSWTKGIAFWNQSSFTQYLECSYRVLYTVAHITHDFDESMTYDDMLQSLVYTVCGYALKIYLLAELFIFIRILFSSTSKYHEYRYELSNYMRHEQLPVGLQRQILEFYDIRHPKIYSRWTLIRSTVGEQLFGQLRMEILGPMLHDIPLFEGLLSEQQMSALALKMNFQTFMKNDIITRCDDDDDDDGGAGGSAGPSGRVVANWRMVFIVSGTVALFTRSWRSVLQLEEGEHFGEFQLLLDESHVKYPNLVATETTDLYLLSREAFDSFLGSYPPSLRTALADRALEHLHEMRQVELSTVLHTLETSETIRTTPSVRRTQPSAGDNAESANNQ from the exons atGTGCCTCGTCGATCAGCGGAGCGCGCTGACGCGTCAAGTGTTTCGCAGTGATACGGCCATCAAGCGCGAAATTTCACGCCAGCTCACGTACTACCCCCGGACGGTGCACCCGTTGAGCCGGTTCCG GTTCGCGTGGGAATGCCTTATGATCGTTACGTTCGCGATGGCCTTCCAGCTGATACCGTACGATGTGATGTTTCTGTTTCGCGTCCAGGATTACTATCCCTTTACGGCGATTCACATGATACTGCTAGCGCTCG ATTTCATCTGTATGTTGGATATTGTGGTGTCGTTCTACACCGGCACGTGCGATCCACGAAATCAACGGGTACACCTCGATATGCGCACCGTTCGCCGCCGGTACCTTTGCGGATGGTTCTGGATCGATGCCGTCAGCTCGGCACCGGATCCATTGCTGACGAGACTT ATTCCTCCCGAAACGTTGAGCAACTCGCTGCTGTTCTGCCTGGACGGGTTGCACTTTCATCCCGGGTGTGTCTGGGACTTTTGGAGCCTGATGTCGATGTTAAAGATTCTGCGCTTCGGTACCTTCTTGGCGTACATCCGCCGGTTATGTCAGCGGTTGGGGTTGCGACGGAATGTCACCAAGTTCACGGCGATACTGGCAACCGTTCTGACCGTCTTCCACTGGGCGACCTGCATTATGTTTCTGGTGTTGCGGCTGGTGCAGGGTACGGATCCGGCACTGGTCGATGAGCGGTCCTGGACGAAAGGGATCGCCTTCTGGAATCAATCGTCCT TTACCCAATACCTGGAATGCTCGTACCGGGTGTTGTACACCGTGGCACACATTACACATGATTTCGACGAGTCCATGACGTACGATGATATGCTGCAATCGTTGGTCTACACCGTCTGCGGTTACGCCCTCAAGATCTACCTACTGGCGGAGCTGTTCATCTTCATTCGCATCCTGTTTTCGAGCACTAGCAAA TACCATGAGTATCGGTATGAACTGAGTAACTATATGCGCCATGAGCAGCTACCGGTCGGGTTGCAGAGGCAGATACTGGAGTTCTACGATATACGCCACCCGAAAATCTACAGCCGCTGGACACTGATCCGTTCGACGGTGGGAGAACAG CTCTTCGGACAGCTGCGAATGGAAATCCTGGGTCCAATGCTGCACGATATACCCCTGTTCGAGGGTCTACTGTCCGAGCAGCAGATGAGTGCGCTCGCGCTGAAGATGAATTTTCAAACTTTCATGAAGAACGACATCATTACGcgctgtgatgatgatgatgatgatgatgggggtgctggtggtagtgcggGGCCCTCCGGAAGGGTGGTGGCTAATTGGCGTATGGTTTTCATCGTTTCCGGTACCGTGGCACTTTTCACCCGGAGCTGGCGTTCGGTCCTGCAACTGGAAGAGGGCGAACACTTTGGGGAATTTCAGTTGCTGCTCGATGAAAGTCACGTT AAATATCCTaatttggtggccaccgaaacgaCCGACTTGTACCTGTTGT CTCGCGAAGCGTTCGATTCGTTCCTCGGCTCGTATCCGCCATCCCTGCGTACGGCTCTCGCGGATCGGGCCCTGGAGCACCTTCATGAGATGCGACAGGTGGAGCTTAGCACCGTGCTCCATACGCTGGAAACCAGCGAAACCATACGAACGACGCCCTCGGTCAGGAGAACCCAGCCATCCGCCGGTGACAACGCAGAGAGCGCGAACAATCAATAA
- the LOC126574341 gene encoding thioredoxin-like protein 1, protein MAVRAVTDEGNFQAELAAAGAKLVVVDFTATWCGPCRSIAPLFEQLPAKYPKAVFLKVDVDKCSETAASQGVSSMPTFIFYRARTKIDRMQGADINGLEAKIQKHYVSSVDESGEDYGQGMLDLITFVQKNQCECLNEADDHPLTNALSSSGGHLASDCDEQLIISVTFNQIVKLHSLKIKAPPTHGPKHIKLFINQPRTIDFDMADSYVSVQDLEVDPKDLETGTPTKLRFVKFQNVQNIQLFVKDNQSGGETTIIDHLAFIGQPIQTTKMDDFQRVAGKKGESH, encoded by the exons ATGGCAGTAAGAGCGGTTACCGACGAGGGCAATTTCCAGGCCGAGCTGGCGGCTGCCGGAGccaagctggtggtggtcgatttCACGGCAACCTGGTGTGGTCCTTGCCGGAGTATCGCACCGTTGTTTGAGCAGCTACCGGCCAAGTATCCGAAGGCCGTCTTCCTGAAGGTGGACGTGGACAAATGCTCCGAGACGGCGGCTTCACAGGGCGTTTCTTCTATGCCTACCTTCATCTTCTACCGCGCACGG ACAAAGATTGACCGGATGCAGGGAGCCGATATCAATGGGCTAGAGGCCAAGATACAGAAACACTACGTTTCCAGTGTGGACGAATCCGGAGAGGATTATGGCCAGGGAATG CTTGACCTCATCACGTTCGTTCAGAAGAACCAGTGCGAGTGTTTGAACGAAGCCGACGACCATCCTCTGACGAATGCGCTCAGTTCCAGCGGCGGTCATCTGGCCTCGGATTGCGATGAGCAGCTGATCATTTCGGTTACATTCAATCAGATCGTCAAACTACACTCGCTGAAGATCAAAGCGCCACCGACGCACGGACCGAAGCACATCAAGCTGTTCATCAACCAGCcgcgaacgatcgatttcgataTGGCCGACTCGTACGTTTCCGTGCAGGATCTTGAGGTCGATCCGAAGGATCTGGAAACCGGTACGCCCACGAAACTGCGATTCGTCAAGTTCCAGAACGTACAGAACATTCAGCTGTTTGTGAAAGACAACCAGTCCGGTGGCGAAACGACAATCATCGACCATCTGGCCTTTATCGGGCAACCGATACAGACGACTAAAATGGATGACTTCCAGCGCGTTGCCGGCAAGAAGGGAGAAAGTCATTAA